The Lactuca sativa cultivar Salinas chromosome 2, Lsat_Salinas_v11, whole genome shotgun sequence genome includes the window GGGAAATTTTGATCGCATAAAGTTAGAACAATATGACCCAAAACCCTTTTATACGTAAACCccaatttgaatttgaagcggttaAAGCATTTAATGCAGTCCACGTGGCTCCTTGAAAATCGAACCAGTAGCCGTAAAAATAGCCACGTCTGAAAAGTGATTGGCACTTTTTCCTTGAAATCGCATGATAACCAAAACGTCACATCCAACAGGCCGTTCGCTTACCCCAAGGGAATAAGAACCGTCAATAACCCTTCAACATAGAGGCTGGGCTCTTTCACTTTTAGGTTGAGAAGCGAAGTCatatttgcgaaatcatcagcctgagttggtattactcagaaccttaAGGATTTCATGAGTGCATATTCtgcttatctctttatttatattgattattgctcatgtttatgtgttttatttaagGATCGTTTCTTGTGAACGGTAtatctgctatggtattatttgattctggggctacccgatcctttgtatcaCTCGCACTTAGCATGCAATTTGTTTGAGCTCCAGGAGAGCTAGACTGTCCTCTTGATGTAGAGATGGTGGACGATAGGATCGTCGTGTCGTGAGGGTTCATCGGGGATGTACACtacagttgtttgatgagcagttttccaGGATTTAGTCCCTTTTctcctgcgagggaataaggttatcgtgggtatggattggttgagccccaatggggtagtGATTGACTGCAAGCAGCAGCTTGTACGAGTTTGGACCTCAAGTGGGGGAGGGTTGGTGATACAGGGAGAGAGGCCGCAACATGGGTCGACTATGTGTTCCGCTGCGAGGGCGAcgcgctacctccagcagggttgcgcaggttatgttgCCTGTGTCATGGATAcctgggataagggtaaggcgaccgtgcATGATATACCGATCGTACGGGAGTACCCAGGCGTGTTCCTAGAGGGTTTGCCTGTGGTACCTCcagagaggcaagtagagttcaagattaacctagttcctggtgcggctccgatagccaaggcaccatattgattcgctcctcctgagatgtaggagttatctacacagctgcaggagctgttagacaagagaTTTATTAGGccaagcagttcgccatggggagcctcgattctgtttgtgaagaagaaggacgggtcgcatcggatgtgtatagattaccgggagctgaataagataacggtgaagaaccgttatcccctcccgaggattgatgatttatttgactagcttcagggtgcatcttggttctctaagattgatctgcgattgggttatcaccagatgcgagtcagggacgacgatgtgcagaagacaacctttcggactcgctatggtcattatgagttcgtggtgatgccatttgggttcaccaatgctcttgccatgttcatggatctcataaaccGTGTGTCcagaccgatgttggaccggtctatgatagtcttcatcgatgatatcttggtttactccaagactcaggagcatcacgaggagcacctgggggaggtgctggagacaccgaggagggagagacttttcacaaagttctccaagtgcgagttctggttgagTGAGGTGCAATTTCAGGGGCACCTTGTGagccagaagggtattctggtcgatccggccaaggtagaggccatgatgcagtggtaggttccgaggtctccatccgagactcagagttttcttggtttggcaggttattatcagagattcatccaggatttctccaagatcgttgttcctttgacccgactgaccaagaagtcggtgacattccgctgggggcctgagcagcaggcaactttCGAGACTCTCAAACGGCGGTTAtacgaggcaccgattctgactTTGCCGAAGGGCATTgacgattttgtggtttactgtgacgcttcgATCGCGGGTATGGATGCAACTAATGCAGCGGGGTCGCGTGATAGCATACGTttcgaggcagttaaagcctcatgaggcgaattacccgacacacgatttagagctgggggtcggggttttcgccctcaagatttgacaacattacctctatggggttcgttgtaccatttacacggaccacaagtgcccgaggtatctgatggaccagccgaatctgaacatgaggcagtgtcgatggttagatgtgttgaaggactatgattgtgagatcctctaccacccggggaaggccaatgtggtagccgatgccatCAGCCGTAAGGCGGTTGCAACTCCGATACAAGATATatgcttgaggatgacagtgattgcTCCGTTGCTGAAGCGGATTCGGGAGGCGCAGGTCGAGAGAATGAAGGAGGAGCGCCGAAAGTGTGAGTGAATCATAGGCATGGTGGTCTCATTCGATTATGACAGTCGTGGGTTGTCGACCCTGCATCGGAGGGTATGGGTTTCTTACTGGGGTGGTgtacgccaggttctgatggatgagactcacaagtctaggttctccattcatcccggggcgacgaagatgtatcgggatcttcgtcgtgattattggtgaccctgcatgaagcgggacatagcatggtatgtggagcggtgcttgacttgcaggaaagtcaaggccgagcactagcgacctcacgacaagatgcagccgttggatattcctgtgtggaaatggaaaGATATCCTATGGACTTCATCAACGGTTTTAATCATTGTGATCCTTGCCTCATATGTTTAGTAGTTTTTCTAGTTATGGGTGAGGTAATGAGTTTTAGTCTCGTGTATGCTAATCCGTTTTTCTTCGCCCTCTTCGGATTCTTTTTAATAATTTGACTTGGTGATTCCAGTCAACATGTCATATCAACATCAACACGATGATTGATGATAACCGactaaaggataaaaataaaacGTTTTATAAAAAACTTAGATCTTTTCTTTTGTAGAATAGAAAAAAGTCGGGGTGACTTTTATGATATTAAGCATTAACTCAAAAATAAATtaagatatttaatttttttttaagtgGGAATTGAAAACTGAATCTAATAAACAGCCGCCCGAGGAACAAGTCCAAAACATCCGCATGTCAATATCCTCAGATATCATCTCGATCGTCGCCAAACAATTACTCTTTCTTCAATTAATCCCACTATTTTGAATTATCTCTGTTACCGTTCTAGATTCGCCAACACTCTCTGCAAGATCTGCATATCGATTTCACTTACAGAGCGAGGTAGAGAGATCTATGGCAAGCGGAGGTGGGTATGGTGATGCTAGCCAGAAGATCGACTATGTCTTCAAAGTGGTGCTAATCGGAGACTCTGCGGTGGGTAAATCACAGATACTTGCTCGCTTTGCTAGAAACGAGTTCAGTTTAGATTCCAAAGCTACTATCGGTGTCGAGTTCCAAACTCGAACCCTCGTTATTCAACACAAGTCTGTTAAAGCTCAGATCTGGGACACCGCCGGTCAAGAACGGTAATAATTCTACTTCACGTCTCTTTACTGATTCATGATCTCGCTTGTGATTGTTGCGATCGAATGGTTTGTCTAATGATCTGCATTTGGTGTGATCTTAGCTTTGATTTTAGTACATTTATAGATAATGTGTGCTTTTGTTGATCTAGATCTTTCGTTCAATTTGCATAAGGTGAGCTTTTGTAAGCTATGAATGTGTTCCACCTTTTCATTTAAGAAGATAATTCCCATTTTATATGCATCAACAATCTGATTCATTCTACATAACTTGTATCTAGCtcctaaaagaaaaaaaaaagattgaacCAAGCGTTAAACTCCAAAGAAGAAATTTATCTTGTTGAAAAGGCATGATTTTGACATTGATGAAAACAGATTTTAGATCCTCCTTTCTCCTTCCATTCTTGATGAAAACAGATTTTAGATCTTTTAACCGATTTTACTCATTTTACCTTTTTACCCATGTACAAACATATTCTCAAGGGTAAAATCGTccatttttttttgagaaaaccAGGTACAGAGCAGTAACAAGTGCATACTACCGTGGTGCAGTAGGGGCAATGTTGGTATACGACATAACAAAACGCCAAACATTTGATCACATTCCAAGGTGGCTAGAAGAGCTAAGAAACCATGCAGACAAAAACATTGTCATCATTTTAATTGGAAACAAAAGTGATTTAGAAGATCAAAGATCAGTTCCAACAGAGGACGCCAAAGAATTTGCTCAAAAAGAAGGATTGTTCTTTCTAGAAACATCTGCTCTTGAATCAACAAATGTAGAAGATGCATTCTTGACTGTTTTGACTGAAATTTTCAGAATTGTGAACAAGAAAAGTTTGGTTGCAGATGAAGAACAGAATGGGAATACTGGAAATTTGGCTGGAAAGAAGATTATTGTTCCGGGTCCCGCTCAAGTGATTCCAGAAAAGAAGATGATGTGTTGTAGTTCATAAATTTGTTGttattatgaatgaatgaatgaatatcTATGGAGATTATTTGTTGCTATGAAAGTATGAATAGTAATTTTTTTGTGGGTGATGATATTTTTTGTGTCGATTCTTTTGTTGGTGTTGAAGGGAGAAGAAGAACATGAATGATGATGCCATTTGTGTATTAATGTTTTGCAATTTGCATGAGTCAAATGGTTAAATATTGGGTTATTTCATTTTGTTATTATGTTGTTAACTTGTTATATTTATGCTCAAACTATGACTAGCTATTAAAAACGAAAACAAATTCTAGATGGATCTTGTGGATGTAACACAAACTCAATGAATTATTGCAAAATTGATCTCAATAGAGAAAAGTGATGATCATGCCTGATAACGATTGGATCATAATATTTCATTTTCCATGTTATTATTTTGTACATTTGATTCACTTAGTTCATCAATTTACATCAAATCGTCATGTTAATCGGTTTTTTTAATTGGTCTTAATGTATCCCATGTTTTATTATTGTCAACAAACTTTACATATTTTACTGGTGTTTATGGTACGTTAAAACGTAAGATGAAATGGAATGAACTGTTTCATTGTGgttcaaaaatattatttattttttataacaattatataTTTATCAATAATTTTGCTTATCtagaaaatttatatttaaaatttatttttaattttcgcATGACCTTCAAAACCAAAAACCGACCATGGTAAAATCTTATTTTTAAGTTGTTTATAAGGTGTACTTTAATTCAATCCGACTTTTAATATTTGTATATAAAAACGGAAAATTTGAAGACCACGAAATATCGAAAGTGATTTCATTGGTTTATTACCAACCCACCCAAATGACAAATAGATGATTTAACCGACCCATTGTGTTTGTGATAAATAAAATAAATCCAATCAATACCCACAAATCACAATAATAAGAAACCCCTATAAAAAGTGGACACACTTCATTCGCAATTGGTgatgatatttaatattttgaaaacataattaggatgtttatacactTATAAATATTTTAGGGTTAATCATTAAGATTAAGATTGGTAGAGTCTTGTAACAAAATGAATaatgtttatttttaatcaaataTTACAAATAAACCTTCTACTTTGCAATAGAAGCTTTACTAAATGCTTTTTTTTTGGCCAAATCGTTTTATGAATGAACTTaggggtgtttggattagcttattagtttattgtttattgcttatttatggtgggaataagcaataaacaataagcattgggagagatgcttattaaaatgagcttatttagcttaataagctggattttatccaaacactcaaattagcttattgtaagaataaacaataagcatctctttttttcctatccaaacacccccttactaaaaaaatgaagaaaataattATACATAAAGTAATTAATACAACAAACAAAAATTGTTAAAGTATATTTTACAAAATGAATAATCATTTGTACTAACACCCTGGGGAATGGTCAACACTAGAACATCATATAATCTATGTCTTATAAGGTTCCATCGAAAAACAATATTCTTCTTAGTCAAACGGGCCAATATCACTGTAATCTTAGGAAAATCATGGATAAACCTCCTATAACACCATGTTAGACCAAGAAAACGAGAACCTTAGAGGGATTCGTCAGGAGCTCTCATTGCATTATCCCCTCATTTTTGTCgcatcaaccaaaatacccttttggttgacgaggtgccctaagaactggacaTCTTGCAACCAAACTCATACTTCGAGAATTTGGCATATAACATATCCCTCTTCAAAACCTCACAAATCTCTCTTATACGTTCCCTATGTTGCTCCTTTGTCTTTAAAAGACcagaatatcgtcaatgaacatgatcaccgatcAATCGAGCATAGGTTTGTATATATGGGTTATCATGTCCATGAACGCAAcgagtgcattggtgagcccgaacggcatcaccacaaattcaTAATGATTGTACATAGTTTTAAAGGTTGTCTTCAGTAAGACCTCATCTCTCTCACTCGCATCTAATGATAACCATAccataaatcaatcttggagaaccaaaatacacctgaagctgatcaaacaattCGTTGATCCTTGGTAATGGATAACAGTTCTTTACTGTGAGTTTATTAAGCTccttgtagtcgatgcacatcctgtgcaaaccatccttcttcttgacgaacaaaatcggtgctccccagggtaaaTTGATCGATCGAA containing:
- the LOC111883393 gene encoding ras-related protein Rab11D, translating into MASGGGYGDASQKIDYVFKVVLIGDSAVGKSQILARFARNEFSLDSKATIGVEFQTRTLVIQHKSVKAQIWDTAGQERYRAVTSAYYRGAVGAMLVYDITKRQTFDHIPRWLEELRNHADKNIVIILIGNKSDLEDQRSVPTEDAKEFAQKEGLFFLETSALESTNVEDAFLTVLTEIFRIVNKKSLVADEEQNGNTGNLAGKKIIVPGPAQVIPEKKMMCCSS